ACTCCATTATTAATGCAATTATTTTTTTGGTATTTTGCTGCTAATAGTTTTCTCCCAACATCTTTAATTAAATGGTTAAAAACGTCGCATCATATTAATATAATTAATATTTCATTGATTAATTTAATTTCATTTGAATTTTTAATAGGATTAATAGGATTAACGATATATTCAATCCCTTTTATTGTTGAAGAATTAAAAAGTGGTATGTTAAGTATCAAGAAAAATCAAAAAATAGAAGCAATGGCTTTAGGATTGTCAAAAATAACAATATGGAAATATATTTTTTTCCCTCAAATATTAAAGAATTCTTATATTCCAATTTTAGGTCAATATATGAATATTATTAAAAATTCTTCATTAACAATGGCAATAGGAGTAACAGAACTTTCTTATATTTCACGTCAAATTGAAAGTGAAAGTTTTCAAACATTTACAATATTTATAATAACAACAATATTATATATACTCATTATTGGAATTATAGAAATAATTAGAAAATTTATACAATAAAAGATAAACAAATTGAATAAAAAAATATTAAATAAATTTATTAAAAAATAATGAAAAATATCAATCCCACACACACTTCTATTTGGAAAAAACTAAAAAAAAATTATGAAACAACAAAAAAAATTCATATGTTTGATCTTTTTAAAAAAGATCAAAATCGTTTTAAAAAATTTTCATTATTATTTAATAATAAAATTTTAATTGACTATTCTAAAAATAGAATAACTGATTCTACATTTAAATTGTTACTAAATCTAGCAAAAAATTTAAGAATAGATATTGCAATCAAAGCAATGTTTATTGGAAAAAAAATTAATCAAACAGAAAATCAAGCAGTTTTACATATTGCACTAAGGAATATCAAAAATAATCCTATTATATTAAATGGAATTAACATAATGCATGATATTAATCATATTCTCAAAAAAATGGAAAAATTTAGCAATCAAATTATTAATAGTGAATGGAAAGGATATACTGGAAAATCAATTACAGATATAGTAAATATCGGAATAGGTGGATCACATATTGGACAAAATATGGTAGTTGAAGCATTAAAACCTTATAAAAATCATTTAAAAATACATTTTTTATCCAATATAGATGGAACACATATTGAAGATATTTTAAACAAAATTTTACCTGAAAGAACATTATTTCTTATTACTTCTAAAACTTTTAAAACGAAAGAAACTATAATTAACGCAAAAAATGTAAAAAAGTGGTTTTTAAAAATTTCAAAAAATAAAAAAAGTTTAGAAAAACATTTTATTGCTATTTCAAATAATGAAAAAGAAGTTAATAAATTTGGAATTAATACAAAAA
The window above is part of the Arsenophonus sp. genome. Proteins encoded here:
- a CDS encoding ABC transporter permease subunit (The N-terminal region of this protein, as described by TIGR01726, is a three transmembrane segment that identifies a subfamily of ABC transporter permease subunits, which specificities that include histidine, arginine, glutamine, glutamate, L-cystine (sic), the opines (in Agrobacterium) octopine and nopaline, etc.) — translated: MIENFFSIIEKEQYLNSICYGLFVTILISLFTIFFSTILGLLFFILKEINFLFLKYFIKIYITLFKNTPLLMQLFFWYFAANSFLPTSLIKWLKTSHHINIINISLINLISFEFLIGLIGLTIYSIPFIVEELKSGMLSIKKNQKIEAMALGLSKITIWKYIFFPQILKNSYIPILGQYMNIIKNSSLTMAIGVTELSYISRQIESESFQTFTIFIITTILYILIIGIIEIIRKFIQ